One window from the genome of Nicotiana tomentosiformis chromosome 5, ASM39032v3, whole genome shotgun sequence encodes:
- the LOC104101261 gene encoding U-box domain-containing protein 35-like, whose amino-acid sequence MPAFNYIRSPSRIKRALSWKETFITEEEWQSMEENDISKTEGQGTVQSPTSSVVAIAISGNKNSKYVVKWALDKFVPEGETRFMLLHVRPEITAVPTPMGNLIPIAQVREDVADAFRKEVELQASEKLLPYKTMFIRRKVQVGVVQIESNDVVNAIAGVVSKCSINKLVIGTSTPGLFSRGRNLSASISETAPTFCTVYAVSKGKLSSVRPSSYENNGAVIDDSSDTSSSSNNSTGQSFSSQGERTDHSSTSPASYSHLYSPTRKLQRYQSKSPTHHALQTLLHKRTNIGETIQSRTSSIDIGEAFQALSIKNNTKRANLNEVIHPRAMTIATGEAEDDKSCYFSSSGITDPNSLNSSFKKAKLDNQQWSTSQSSNSDAPTDSSSGSQVNINYDLEKLRIELKHIQGMYAIAQTEAIDASRKLNEFQKLRVDEANKLMEINLKEEEAKEFAEQEKLKCEAAKKEADYAMECAEREVEKRRAAESIANREARAKEKLEKSLILPLHHYQKFTWEEIMTASASFSEDLKIGMGSYGMVYKCYLHHTTAAVKVLHSTEAHRTKQFQQELEILSTIHHPHLLILLGACPERGCLVYEYMENGSLEDRLIRKNKTPPLAWFDRVRIAWEVASALVFLHYTKPKPIIHRDLKPANILLDHNLVSKIGDVGLSTMVHSDSSSAMTAYKDTSPVGTLCYIDPEYQRTGLVSTKSDVYAFGMVILQLLTAKRAIALAHMVEMAIEDNNLVELLDQEAGEWPIEETKELAVLAIKCTELRRRDRPDLKDEVLPALERLKEVADRARDLIYILSPSPSHFKCPILKEVMHDPCVAADGYTYDRKAIESWLKDNDHSPVTNSPLPHKQLLANYTLLSAIKEWKSGKH is encoded by the exons AAGA aactttcattACTGAAGAGGAGTGGCAGAGTATGGAGGAGAATGATATATCGAAAACAGAAGGGCAAGGAACAGTGCAGTCTCCAACATCTTCAGTTGTTGCTATAGCAATCAGTGGGAACAAGAATAGCAAATATGTGGTGAAATGGGCATTGGACAAATTTGTTCCAGAGGGAGAGACACGCTTCATGTTACTACATGTCCGTCCGGAGATCACTGCAGTTCCAACTCCTA TGGGAAACTTGATTCCTATTGCACAAGTAAGAGAGGATGTAGCAGATGCCTTCAGGAAGGAAGTCGAGTTGCAAGCAAGTGAAAAGCTTCTTCCTTACAAGACGATGTTTATTAGGAGAAAG GTGCAAGTAGGAGTTGTTCAAATTGAATCAAATGATGTTGTAAATGCAATAGCAGGGGTGGTATCTAAATGTTCTATCAACAAGCTTGTCATTGGAACCTCAACCCCTGGCCTATTTTCAAG GGGAAGAAACTTATCTGCAAGTATCTCAGAAACTGCTCCAACCTTTTGCACAGTTTATGCTGTGTCGAAGGGAAAACTGTCGTCAGTGCGTCCATCGAGTTATGAAAACAATGGAGCTGTTATAGATGATAGCAGTGATACAAGTAGTTCTTCCAACAATTCTACAGGCCAAAGTTTTAGCTCACAAGGAG AGAGGACGGATCACAGCTCAACTTCACCTGCTTCATACTCTCATTTGTATTCTCCTACTCGTAAATTGCAACGCTATCAATCAAAATCCCCAACACACCATGCCCTGCAGACACTTCTCCATAAAAGAACAAATATTGGTGAAACCATCCAATCTAGAACTTCATCTATCGACATTGGAGAAGCATTTCAAGCCCTCTCAATTAAAAACAATACTAAAAGAGCAAATCTGAATGAAGTCATCCATCCTAGAGCTATGACTATTGCTACCGGAGAAGCTGAGGATGACAAAAGTTGCTATTTCAGTAGCTCAGGAATTACTGATCCAAATAGTCTTAATTCAAGTTTCAAGAAAGCAAAATTAGACAATCAACAATGGTCTACAAGTCAGTCTTCCAACTCAGATGCTCCAACAGATTCTTCATCTGGAAGTCAG GTTAACATCAATTATGACCTAGAAAAACTGAGAATTGAGCTCAAACATATTCAAGGAATGTATGCAATAGCTCAAACTGAGGCAATAGATGCTTCTCGGAAG CTGAATGAATTTCAGAAGCTTCGAGTGGATGAAGCGAATAAGCTGATGGAGATAAACCTTAAGGAGGAGGAAGCCAAAGAATTTGCAGAACAAGAGAAGTTAAAATGTGAAGCAGCAAAGAAGGAAGCTGACTATGCAATGGAATGTGCTGAAAGAGAAGTTGAGAAAAGAAGAGCAGCAGAAAGCATTGCAAACCGGGAGGCTAGAGCTAAAGAAAAGCTTGAGAAATCATTAATACTACCTCTCCATCACTACCAGAAATTCACGTGGGAAGAGATCATGACGGCTAGCGCATCTTTCTCTGAGGATCTTAAGATAGGAATGGGATCATATGGAATGGTTTACAAGTGCTATTTGCATCATACAACTGCAGCAGTGAAAGTTCTTCATTCCACCGAGGCTCATAGAACTAAGCAATTTCAACAAGAG CTTGAAATATTGAGCACAATTCATCACCCTCACTTGTTAATTCTACTTGGCGCATGCCCTGAACGCGGTTGCCTAGTATACGAGTACATGGAGAATGGAAGTTTGGAGGATAGGTTGATAAGGAAAAACAAAACACCGCCACTTGCATGGTTTGACAGGGTTCGGATAGCTTGGGAAGTTGCTTCTGCTCTTGTTTTCCTTCATTACACGAAGCCAAAACCGATCATACACCGTGATTTAAAGCCAGCTAACATACTGCTTGATCATAACTTGGTGAGCAAAATAGGAGATGTTGGACTTTCAACAATGGTTCACTCAGACTCTTCCTCAGCAATGACGGCATACAAAGACACGAGTCCAGTTGGCACACTTTGCTATATAGATCCTGAGTATCAAAGGACAGGATTAGTCTCTACAAAATCTGATGTTTATGCTTTTGGAATGGTCATTCTGCAGTTGCTTACTGCGAAACGTGCCATAGCTTTAGCCCATATGGTAGAAATGGCAATCGAAGACAATAACTTAGTGGAGTTGCTGGATCAAGAAGCCGGTGAATGGCCTATTGAAGAGACAAAGGAATTGGCTGTGCTTGCTATAAAATGCACTGAGCTTCGACGTAGAGACAGACCTGACTTGAAAGATGAAGTTCTCCCTGCTTTAGAGAGATTGAAAGAAGTCGCTGATAGAGCTCGAGATTTGATATATATCCTATCTCCATCTCCTAGCCACTTCAAATGCCCCATACTCAAG GAAGTGATGCATGACCCTTGTGTTGCGGCTGATGGATACACTTATGACCGGAAGGCAATAGAGTCATGGCTAAAGGACAACGATCATTCACCAGTGACGAATTCACCATTACCACATAAACAACTGCTGGCAAATTACACACTTCTCTCTGCTATCAAAGAATGGAAGTCAGGGAAACATTGA